A single window of Bradyrhizobium daqingense DNA harbors:
- the hisC gene encoding histidinol-phosphate transaminase, producing the protein MSRPVPNPGILDIAPYTPGKSPVAEPGRKVFKLSANETPFGPSPKAIEAFKRVADHLEDYPEGTSRVLREAIGRSFGLDPNRIICGAGSDEILNLLAHTYLGQGDEAISTTHGFLVYPIATMAVGAKNVIAQEKNLTCDVDAILKAVTPKTKLVWLANPNNPTGTYVPFDEVKRLRAGLPSHVLLVLDAAYCDYVSRNDYEMGIELVATTENTVVTHTFSKIHGLAALRIGWMFGPEHIIDAVNRIRGPFNVSTPAMYAAVAAIEDTAHQAMSKQFTETWRNWLTEEIGKLGLKVTPSVANFVLIHFPTEGKTSDAADAYLTKRGLVLRALKNYGLPHALRMTIGTEEANRLVVEGLRDFMAGK; encoded by the coding sequence ATGTCCCGCCCCGTGCCGAACCCCGGCATTCTCGATATTGCGCCCTACACGCCCGGCAAGAGCCCGGTCGCCGAGCCGGGCCGCAAGGTGTTCAAGCTCTCGGCCAACGAGACGCCGTTCGGGCCCTCGCCGAAGGCGATCGAGGCGTTCAAGCGCGTCGCCGATCACCTGGAGGACTATCCTGAAGGTACCTCGCGGGTGCTGCGCGAGGCGATCGGCCGCTCCTTCGGGCTCGATCCCAACCGCATCATCTGCGGCGCAGGCTCCGACGAGATCCTCAATCTGCTCGCCCACACCTATCTCGGCCAGGGGGACGAAGCGATCTCCACCACCCACGGCTTCCTGGTCTACCCGATCGCGACCATGGCGGTGGGTGCCAAGAATGTTATCGCGCAGGAGAAAAACCTCACCTGCGACGTCGATGCCATCCTCAAGGCGGTGACGCCGAAGACCAAGCTGGTCTGGCTCGCCAATCCCAACAATCCGACCGGGACCTATGTCCCGTTCGACGAGGTCAAGCGGCTGCGCGCCGGCCTGCCGTCGCATGTGCTGCTGGTGCTGGACGCCGCCTATTGCGACTATGTCTCGCGCAACGACTACGAAATGGGGATCGAGCTCGTCGCCACCACCGAGAATACCGTGGTGACGCACACCTTCTCCAAGATCCACGGGCTTGCCGCACTGCGCATCGGCTGGATGTTCGGGCCCGAGCACATCATCGACGCGGTCAACCGCATCCGCGGGCCCTTCAACGTATCGACGCCGGCGATGTACGCCGCGGTTGCCGCGATCGAGGACACCGCGCACCAGGCGATGTCGAAGCAGTTCACCGAAACCTGGCGCAACTGGCTGACCGAGGAGATCGGCAAGCTCGGGCTGAAGGTGACGCCGAGCGTCGCCAATTTCGTGCTGATCCATTTCCCGACGGAAGGCAAGACGTCGGATGCGGCCGACGCGTACCTGACCAAGCGGGGCCTCGTGCTGCGCGCGCTGAAGAATTACGGCCTGCCGCATGCGCTGCGCATGACCATCGGCACCGAGGAGGCGAACCGCCTCGTGGTCGAGGGCTTGCGCGACTTCATGGCCGGCAAATGA
- a CDS encoding chorismate mutase gives MSQRPPAPPSLQELRKEIDAIDEGMHRLLMQRGDIIDRLIQVKQTQEVGSAFRPAREASMMREIVQRHRGILPLDTVESIWRVIISTFTYVQAPFSVHADISVSEPAMRDSARFHFGFTVPYVAHFSAQAAVEAVAKSKGDLALVSATSSRTPWWLELETDGAPKIIARMPFVERADHPAALPVFAISRVADSALVTEVETFSVRVSGWNAEVARALSPLAEIVAVPDTAFDGAALLVSVTSATSIDKIRAALIEAGASVRSVALVGSHATRYTVPPSGPKS, from the coding sequence ATGCGATCGATGAGGGCATGCATCGCCTCCTGATGCAGCGCGGCGACATCATCGACCGCCTGATCCAGGTGAAGCAGACCCAGGAGGTCGGCTCGGCGTTCCGCCCCGCGCGCGAGGCCTCGATGATGCGCGAGATCGTGCAGCGCCATCGCGGCATCCTGCCGCTCGACACGGTCGAAAGCATCTGGCGCGTCATCATCTCGACCTTCACCTATGTCCAGGCGCCGTTCTCGGTGCATGCCGACATCTCGGTGAGCGAGCCGGCAATGCGCGATTCCGCGCGTTTTCATTTCGGCTTCACGGTGCCTTACGTCGCGCATTTCAGCGCGCAGGCCGCGGTCGAGGCCGTGGCAAAGTCCAAGGGCGATCTGGCGCTGGTCTCGGCGACCTCGAGCCGCACGCCGTGGTGGCTGGAGTTGGAAACGGACGGCGCGCCGAAAATCATCGCGCGGATGCCTTTCGTCGAGCGCGCCGACCATCCGGCCGCGCTGCCGGTGTTCGCGATCTCGCGCGTCGCCGACAGCGCCCTGGTGACCGAGGTCGAGACCTTCAGCGTGCGCGTGTCGGGCTGGAACGCCGAGGTCGCGCGCGCGCTGTCGCCGCTTGCCGAGATCGTGGCCGTGCCCGATACCGCGTTCGACGGCGCGGCCCTCCTGGTCTCGGTCACCAGCGCGACCAGCATCGACAAAATCAGGGCTGCCCTGATCGAGGCGGGGGCCTCGGTCCGCTCTGTGGCCCTCGTCGGCAGCCACGCAACGCGCTATACGGTGCCCCCGAGCGGGCCGAAATCGTAA